The Rhodococcus sp. B50 DNA window TCGAGGGCTACGGTACGGAAGACGAAGGCGCCGTGGACCGGGTCGTGCACCGTGGTCAGGTCTCCGTCGCGTTCGAGTCGATGCTCGGTCCACTCGTGGTCGTTGATGTACCAGCCGGGTTCGGACACGAGCGTCCACACCCGCTCGACGGGAGCGCCGATCGTGATGTCGCGTTCGATGCGATCGAGTTCGTCGGTCATGACTGTCTCCTCCGATGGGAATGCAACTCCAGGGTTGCACTGTAGTTGCCATGATGCAACCCCTTGGTTGCAGTCGATCGCGCAGTTCTCGTCGACGACTCCCGGCGTGTCGCGACGAGAACCGAGCGTGTTCGAACGTCTCGTTCGAACGCATGTGCGATACTGGGTCGGTCGAGGAGGTGCCGGAGTGGGATGGGGAAACGGTCCGCCGACCTGGTCGGAGATGGAACGTGTGCTCTCGGGACGGCCCGGTGCTTCCCGTCGCGATGCCGAACATCCCGGCGACGGGAGCGACAGCCCGGCGTGGTCCCGCACCCGTGCCGAGTACGAGGCGCGGGTCCGTCGGCCGGAAGGGCCGGTCGTGCCCTATGCGGAGCTGCACGCCCATTCCGCGTTCAGCTTCCTCGACGGTGCGTCGACCCCGGAGGAGCTCGCCGAGGAGGCGGCACGACTCGGGCTCGAGGCTCTCGCGGTGACCGACCACGACGGACTGTACGGAGCGGTGCGATTCGCCGAAGCCGCACGCGGACTCGACATCCGCACCGTCTTCGGGGCAGAACTGGGACTCGGCGAGGCACACCTGCTCGTCCTCGCCCGCGGTCAGGAAGGCTATCGGCGCCTGTCGCGGCAGATCGCCGACGCCCACCTCGCGGGAGGGGAGAAGAACAACCCGACGTACGACTACGAGGCGCTCACCGACGCCGCCGGCGGGCACTGGCAGATCCTCACCGGCTGTCGTCAGGGGCATCTGCGACAGGCGCTCGCCACCGGCGGGATCCCCGCTGCCGAAACGGCGCTGCTCGACCTCGTCGAGCGGTTCGGTGCCGACCGTGTGACCGTCGAACTGACCCGGCACGGATATCCCGACGACCACGAGCGCAACGCCGCTCTCTTCGATCTCGCCGCGCGACACGGCATCCCGTGCATCGCGAGCACGGCGGCGCACGTCGCGCACCCCCGCCGGCGGCGTCTGGCCATGGCCATGGCGGCGATCTCCGGCCGGCAGAGTCTCGACGACGCCGCCGGCCGGATCCCGCCGACCGGCGGCGGGCATCTGCGGTCGGGGGAGGAGATGGCCCGGCTGTTCGAAGCCTTTCCGGGTGTCGTGCACAATGCCGCCGAGCTCGGTCGTGAATGTGCCTTCGACCTGCGTCTCGTCGCACCGAAGCTGCCGCCCTTCGACGTTCCCGAGGGACACACCGAGTTCACCTGGCTGCGTGAGCTCACCTACGACGGAGCACGTCGCCGCTACGGGCCGGTCGAGCGTCGTCCCGACGCCTATCGGCAGATCGAGCACGAACTCGACGTCGTCGGCCGGCTGGGATTCCCGGGATACTTCCTCGTCGTCCACGACATCGTCGACTTCTGTAAACGGAACGACATCCTGTGTCAGGGAAGGGGATCGGCCGCCAATTCGGCGGTCTGCTACGCCATCGGCATCACCAACGTCGATCCCGTCGGCAACAAGCTGCTGTTCGAACGCTTCCTCTCACCCGAACGCGACGGTCCGCCCGACATCGACCTCGACATCGAGTCCGACCGGCGGGAGGAGGCGATCCAGTACGTCTACCGGAAGTACGGCCGGATCAATGCGGCGCAGGTCGCGAACGTCATCACCTATCGCGGTCGATCCGCCGTCCGCGACATGGCCCGCGCCCTCGGATATTCGCAGGGGCAGCAGGACGCGTGGAGCAAGCTGATCGGCCGGTGGGGTGGTGTGCGGGTCGAGACCGACGAGCGGATCCCCGGGGCGGTTCTCGATCTCGCCGAACAGATCGAAGGTCTGCCACGGCATCTGGGTATCCACTCGGGCGGCATGGTGATCTGCGACCGGCCCGTCGCCGACGTGTGCCCCGTCGAATGGGCGCGGATGGAAGGGCGCACCGTCCTGCAGTGGGACAAGGACGACTGTGCCGCAGCGGGTCTCGTGAAATTCGACCTGCTCGGCCTCGGCATGCTCTCCGCGCTGCACTACATGATCGACCTCGTCGACGAACACGAAGGAGTGCGGGTCGATCTCGCGCAACTCGACCTCTCCGAGCCGGGGGTGTACGAGATGCTGTGCCGCGCAGATTCGGTGGGCGTCTTCCAGGTGGAGTCGCGGGCGCAGATGGCCACTTTGCCACGGCTGAAACCGCGATGCTTCTACGATCTGGTCATCGAAGTGGCCATCATCCGGCCCGGCCCGATCCAGGGCGGTTCGGTGCACCCTTACATCCGGCGACGCAACGGTCTCGAAGCTGTCACCTACGACCACCCCTGCCTCGAGAAGGCCCTCGAACGCACCCTCGGCGTTCCGCTCTTCCAGGAACAACTCATGCAGATGGCTGTCGACGCCGCAGGATTCAGTGCGGCGGAAGCCGATCGGTTGCGGCGCGCGATGGGATCGAAACGGTCGACGGAGAAGATGGAACGTCTGCGGGGGCGCCTCTATCAAGGAATGCGGGACCTGCACGGCATCACGGGCGACGTCGCCGACCGCATCTACGAGAAACTCTATGCCTTCGCGAATTTCGGTTTCCCCGAAAGCCATTCGCAGAGCTTCGCTTCACTCGTGTTCTATTCGGCGTGGTTCAAACTGCACCATCCCGCAGCGTTCTGTGCGGGTCTGCTGCGCGCTCAGCCGATGGGTTTCTACTCGCCGCAATCGCTGGTCGCCGATGCTCGACGTCACGGCGTCGTCGTCCACGGCCCCGACATCGGTGCGAGTCTCGCGCACGCCACCCTCGAGAACTCGGGTCGGGAGGTCCGGCTCGGCCTGGCCACGGTTCGGCACATCGGCGACGACCTCGCCGAACGCATCGTGACCGAACGCGACCACGGCCCGTACACCTCACCTGCCGATCTCGCCGCGCGGGTCGGTCTCACCACAGCACAGGTCGAAGCACTGGCCACAGCGGGAGCGTTCTCCTCGTTCGGCGTCACCCGCCGCGAAGCGCTCTGGGCTGCGGCTCCGGCCGCGGCGCAACGTCCCGGACGGCTCCCCGGGATCGGGATCGTGTCGGCGCCCGCCCTGCCGGGGATGAGTGCTCTCGAACTCGCCGCCGCCGACGTCTGGGCCACGGGAATCTCGCCGGACAGCTATCCGACGCAGTTCCTGCGTGAGCGACTCGACGAACTCGGGGTGATCCCCGCTGTGGAGCTGCTCCGGGTCCCGGACGGGACACGCATCCTCGTCGGCGGGGCCGTGACCCACCGGCAGCGACCGGCGACCGCCGCCGGTGTCACCTTCCTCAACCTCGAGGACGAGACCGGAATGGTGAATGTGGTGTGCTCGGTGGGGTTGTGGGCGCGCTACCGCACCGTGGCCCACACCGCACCCGCCCTGCTCGTCCGTGGCCGGCTCCAGAACGCCGAGGGGGTGGTCACGCTCCTCGCCGATCACCTCGAGCCCATGGATCTGCGGATGCCGAGCAGATCACGCGATTTTCGTTAGCATCCCCGAGTGTGAAACGCCTGTCGGTGGTGGTGTTGGCTCTGTTCGCGCTGGTCGTCACAGGATGTGACGAGGGCGGGGGAGGCAGCGACTCGTCAGCCTCCGCGCCCGCGATTGTCGACGGCGGTCTTCGGGAGTCGCAACCCGTCGAAGAGTCCCATCGCAAGGAGGTCGTCACCGGCTACCTCGAAATGGAGACCGGCGATCCCGTGGCGACGGGCCGCCGGGTCGCGACGGTGGTCGAGGAGGCCGGTGGACGCGTCGACTCGCTCACCGAGCAACCCGAGGCGAGCAGCGTGCTGACCGTGCGGGTGCCCGCCGACCGGCTCGACGAGGTCGTCGACGAGATCCGCACGCTCGGTCGTGTCACGAGCCTGAGTACCACCCGCGACGACGTGACGATGCAGTACACCGACCTCGAGGCGCGGGTGGGTGCGCTGCGGGCCTCGGTGGACCGCCTGCGGGCGCTGCTCGAGTCGTCGGCGGACGTCGAGGCGCTGA harbors:
- a CDS encoding error-prone DNA polymerase codes for the protein MGWGNGPPTWSEMERVLSGRPGASRRDAEHPGDGSDSPAWSRTRAEYEARVRRPEGPVVPYAELHAHSAFSFLDGASTPEELAEEAARLGLEALAVTDHDGLYGAVRFAEAARGLDIRTVFGAELGLGEAHLLVLARGQEGYRRLSRQIADAHLAGGEKNNPTYDYEALTDAAGGHWQILTGCRQGHLRQALATGGIPAAETALLDLVERFGADRVTVELTRHGYPDDHERNAALFDLAARHGIPCIASTAAHVAHPRRRRLAMAMAAISGRQSLDDAAGRIPPTGGGHLRSGEEMARLFEAFPGVVHNAAELGRECAFDLRLVAPKLPPFDVPEGHTEFTWLRELTYDGARRRYGPVERRPDAYRQIEHELDVVGRLGFPGYFLVVHDIVDFCKRNDILCQGRGSAANSAVCYAIGITNVDPVGNKLLFERFLSPERDGPPDIDLDIESDRREEAIQYVYRKYGRINAAQVANVITYRGRSAVRDMARALGYSQGQQDAWSKLIGRWGGVRVETDERIPGAVLDLAEQIEGLPRHLGIHSGGMVICDRPVADVCPVEWARMEGRTVLQWDKDDCAAAGLVKFDLLGLGMLSALHYMIDLVDEHEGVRVDLAQLDLSEPGVYEMLCRADSVGVFQVESRAQMATLPRLKPRCFYDLVIEVAIIRPGPIQGGSVHPYIRRRNGLEAVTYDHPCLEKALERTLGVPLFQEQLMQMAVDAAGFSAAEADRLRRAMGSKRSTEKMERLRGRLYQGMRDLHGITGDVADRIYEKLYAFANFGFPESHSQSFASLVFYSAWFKLHHPAAFCAGLLRAQPMGFYSPQSLVADARRHGVVVHGPDIGASLAHATLENSGREVRLGLATVRHIGDDLAERIVTERDHGPYTSPADLAARVGLTTAQVEALATAGAFSSFGVTRREALWAAAPAAAQRPGRLPGIGIVSAPALPGMSALELAAADVWATGISPDSYPTQFLRERLDELGVIPAVELLRVPDGTRILVGGAVTHRQRPATAAGVTFLNLEDETGMVNVVCSVGLWARYRTVAHTAPALLVRGRLQNAEGVVTLLADHLEPMDLRMPSRSRDFR
- a CDS encoding DUF4349 domain-containing protein, with amino-acid sequence MKRLSVVVLALFALVVTGCDEGGGGSDSSASAPAIVDGGLRESQPVEESHRKEVVTGYLEMETGDPVATGRRVATVVEEAGGRVDSLTEQPEASSVLTVRVPADRLDEVVDEIRTLGRVTSLSTTRDDVTMQYTDLEARVGALRASVDRLRALLESSADVEALIAAETALAERQAELDSLEAQRRQLGDRIELSTLTVDITTDRLPSEQDSFVDGLVAGWNSLWAALGAAVVGIGAAIPWVAFLFVCAAVLYSVIRLITRRGRSSGTTGTPDTERTDSDA